TAACCCTAATCACACTCACCAAGCCCGTTAGAAACAATAGCACTAGGCCCAAGACATTAGACCCAATATCAACAGCACCTCAgtttgtgagaaagagaattTGTGAGATTGATAATCATGTCCTTGCACGCAATGCAGCACACAAAAGAAACAGCAACTAAAGCACCTCGCCAGAAGACATACTCCAGAATGTCTTTTAGCGTCCAGAGGAGAGAGACACAGATTGCTTCCCACTCGTACTCAGCCACCAAGAGGTTTTTGATAAAGAATCAGTGAGACCAACCCACATCTGTAGCTGTTTCTCAGCCGAGTAGCTGTCACAGACATGATCCTATCATGCAGCTCACTCACACCTGAACTTCTGCAGCATAGCCATTTGTATGGTCTGGAAACACAGTGTAGACCTCTTGTGTGTCTGTCTCTCCAACTCGACAGTTATTGTAACCTTGATCTGTAGCTATTTCTCAGCCGAGTAGCTGTCacagaaaacatttttttttttattttaccaatCAGAGTTGACATCAACCCTGCCCCATCCAGACAGTGATCGAAATTAGAGTCTGAAAGTTGTGTCCTCCAGCTCCATTACGAGTGTCCATCATTCAGggccttttgtttttcttttctatttagtAATCCAGGGCACTCTTCTTACCCAAATTTCACTCAGTCTCTGCTGTGTTTCCTCATTCAATCCAGACAGTGATCAATGCTCAGATCAAAAATGTTGTAGCATCTTGATCCAAGATGAGTGTCTTTCACCAGTGAATCAAATGACTTTACTGTAAAGGAGACAGGTGAAATAAGCTGCACAATCGAACTTGTTGACTCAGAGTTTTGTGATTGTGGTGGCATATCGACAAGCAGTAACACATATACACAACTGTCATGCTCTCCTCTTCTGACATGACTTATTCAGAGATTCACAATTCCCAAAGCCTTTCGAAGGCCGAGGAACATGTTGTAGTCCAGAGGTTTGGTGAATAGATCAGCCAGTTGTCTTTCAGTAGATACATGCTCCAAAATCACGATTTTCATCTCAACTAACTCTCTCACAAAGTGATGTCGAATGTCGACATTTTGGTGCGTGAATGTTGAACCGGATTTTTAGACAAGTTTATGGCACTCATATTATCACAGTGAACAAGCATAGGGTTAGAGATGATACCATAATCAACGAGCATTTGGCGCATCCAAAGTAATTGAGTGCAACAGCTTCCTAGAGCaatatactcagcttcagcagtTGAGAGAGAGACACAGCAGTTTGTTTCTTGCTGTGCCATGCCACCAAGTTGTTCCCAAGAAAAAAACATCCGCCAGCAGTACTATGACGATCATCCAGACAACCTGCCCAGTCAGCATCACAAAATCCTGCAAGATTCACGTTAGTTTCAAAGGTGTAATGAAGACCAAAATCCAATGTACCTTTCACATATTTGATAACCCGTTTTACTGCATTCATATGTGACTCTTTTGGATTAGCCTGGTATCGAGCACAAATGCCGACACTTAGACACAAGTCAGGTCGACTCGCGGTAAGATACAGCAAGCTCCCTATCATGGCTCTATACAGTTTCTCATCAACAGGTTTCCCATCCTCATCTCGCGACAGCTTTGTAGTTGTGCTCATCGGAGTATTGGTTGTCTTGCTCGTCTGCATACCGAATCTTTTGATGAGATTCTTTGCATATGTGCTTTGTGAGACTGTGATTCCATCGTCTAACTGCTTGACTTGTAGTCCAAGAAAGTAACTCAGTTCTCCCACCATGCTCATTTCGAATTCAGAAGTCATCGTCTTAACGAACTCATCAACCATTCACTGAGATGTTCCTCCAAATATTATATCATCGACATATACTTGAATGATGAGGATATATCTCCCATTCTCTCCAATGAACAGGGTTTTATCAACTCCTCCTCTTTGAAATCCAGCCTGAGTAAGGAACACTGTCAGACGATCATACCATGCTCGAGGGGCTGTTTCAGTCCATACAATGCCTTCTTGAGTTTGTAAACATGATCTGGAAAGTGAGGATCCTCGAAACCTTTAGGCTGTGTGACGTAGACTTCTTCTTGTAGTACACCATTCAGAAATGCACTTTTCACATCCATCTGATAAAGTTTGATCTTCAGATTGCAAGCCATTCCAAACACCAGTCTGATTGACTCAAGTCGAGCAACTGGCGCGAAAGTCTCGTCAAAATCCACACCTTCGATTTGTGTGTAACCTTGTCCCACAAGTCTGGATTTGTTTCTGATCACGTTTCCTTTCTCATCGGTCTTATTCTTGTGAATCCACTTAGTGCCAATGATATTCACACCATCAGGTCGTGGTACCAGTTCCCAGACTTGTAATCGATCAAACTGTTCAAGCTCCAAGTGCATAGATTCTGTCCAAAACTCATCGTTCAGAGCTTCTTTAAGCGTCTTTGGTTCAATCAATGAGACAAAACACTCCAGTTCGTTCATCTCAGCTGTGAAACACGCAAGCTTGACCATTTGCTGAAAATCAATTTGTTTCTTGCGTGTGACTCTTTCACCAAACACTTCACCAATCACATCAGCTGAAGAATGATTCTTATGCACTTTAGTTTGATTCAGATCCACTTTCTGATCCTTAGACTGTTCAtcctcttcttctgattcttctTTGACCCTTACGTCAGAGGAAGCTTCAGCTGGTGGTGTAACTCTCTCAATCTTATGAGTGACTCGAGCTTGATAGAAACCAATACTGTCGTCGAACATGACATTTACTTTGTCTCCAATGAATTTGGTACGCTGATTGAACACTCTATATGCTGAGCTGTTAGTTGAATATCCGAGGAACATACCTACATCACTTTTTGCATCAAACTTACCAAGATGGTCTTTATCATTGAGTATGTAGACCATGCAACCGAAAACATGCATATGACTAAGGTTCGGAGTCTTCCCTCTGAAAACTTCATACGGAGTAGTCTTTGTGTTAGGTTTGACATACACTCGGTTTATGACATAGCATGCAGTGGCTATAGCTTCTGCCCAAAACCCGGATGGCACACTGTTTCCACATAGCATAGCTCTTGCCATCTCCTGTAGAGTTATGTTCTTCCTTTCAActactccattttgctgtggggTTCTAGGAGCTGCATATAGATGCTTGATTCCTTGACTGTGACAGAATTTATCAAACTCCTCATTCTGAAATTCACCTCCGTGATCACTCTTGATCTGCACGATGCCACCCTTTTCTTGTTTAAGTTGCAAGGCCAAGATACGGAAGCTCTCCAACGCGTCAGACTTATTTCTCAGGAAGTCCACCCATGTATATCTGAAAAAATCATCTACTAGGACAAAGATGTATTTTTTCCCTGCAATGCTGTATGGAGTAATAGGTCCCATAAGATCCATGTGTACTAGCTCGAGTATTTCCTTGGATCTAATCTCTGAAATTTGTTTGTGCTGGACCTTCACTTGTTTACCTTGACTGCACCCTCCACACACTGTATCGGTTTGTTTTTCAAGTTCTGGAATTCCCCTAACAACTTCAGCGTTAATTAGTCGGGTCAGTCCATTAGTATTCATATGTCCGAGCTTCCTGTGCCACAGATCCAATTTAGACTCCTTAGCTGAGTAGCATAAATGTGACGGCTTCCACATGTAATAGTTGTTTCCTGACCTTACTCCACATAGAATAACGTTCCCTTTAGCATCAACAGCTCGACATTCTTTGCTGTTGAAGATTACTTCTAACCCCTCATCACACAATTGACTGACGCTGATGAGATTTGCTTTAAGACCATCCACATAGAAGACATTAACAAGCTTAGGTAAGACAGACCTGTCCAGTTCCCCAACTCCTCGTATCTTTCCTTGTCCTCCATCACCAAAGGTCACTTTGCCTCCTTTGATAAACTCAAGTTTCTCAAAGAAATCCTGATTTCCAGTCATATGTTTTGAGCAGCCACTGTCGAAGTACCAGGGGGTATCAAACTGTGAGTTAGAGTCAGAACTTGTGTAAGCAACGTTGCTTACCAGCTTAGTTTCAGTGGATAGTGTTGCGAAGTTGCAGATGATGGGTTGCCTTGCATCGGTGCGTGTTTCTGACTTCTCACTGTGTGCAACAGTCAAGGCTCTCTGCTTGTAGTTTGGCTAAAGATCCTTCTTAGCTATCCACACATGACCATACAGTGATGGTTCCATaaaacaaagattcatcctCCATGCACGTTGATACTGACTTTtttgaaagaaacaaaatctGACATTATGACCACGCTTTCCACAGAAGTGGCATCCGTTTCCTCGTCGTGTAGTAGCAGTCTTCTTTAGGTTCTCTCCTTTCTGATTATTAATCTGCACCTTCGTCGTGgtttgaatttctttttcatTCGAACTCCCTTTCACGAACACTGTTTCTTCCGCAGATTTGGAAGTGCCTCCTTGAAAACCTAATCCCCAGTTACTGCTAGGACACTGACCAATGGTGAGAAGTTGATCTAGAGTTGTTGTACCAGTCGTGAGCATTCTTACTTTCTTGAGATTGTCAGCGAGTTGATTCTCAAGTAATTTGCTCTTGTCCATCTCCTTGGTTAGTAGCTCATTCAGACAATTCATCTTCAGCTCAATCTGCTTTTGAACCCTCTCTTGTTCAGTCATCGCTCGTTTCAACGATAGCAGTTCTTGGTCTGAGTTCTTGAGGATAGACAACTCAGTAGCTTGTTCAGAAGGTTTCTCCAATTCCAGAATATTCACCTGAGCTTTCAGCATTGCCTTATCTTTGAATAGTTGTAGATTCTCATGACTGAGTTCAGCAAACTTGTCGAACAGAGACTTGTATTCTGATTCAAGATCGTTGTTGAGATCATCTTCATCCTCTTCCACGCCTGAATCTAGttttggttcttcttctttgctgacaAGTGCCATAAAGTTTAGATGAAGCTCATCTCTGTCGCTGTCACTCTCCGACTCTGTATCACTGAAACACATAAGTGACTTGTCCTTTTTCAGATTATTGGGACATTCACTTCGAGTGTGTCCAAATCCCTTGCAGTCAATACACTTGAGCTCTTTGCGTTTAGCTAGTGGACACTCATTGCGAAAGTATCCATACCCTTCACACTCATGACATTGTAACTCCTTCTTCTTAGAGTTCTTCGAGTCTTGCCTGGTGTTTTGAGAGTTGCTTCGATCTGAGTCGTTCCTCTGAAATCGTGAGTTTGATCTGTTCCCTCCTTTATCCATTCGCTTAATGAATTTGTTGAAGTTTCGAGCCATAAGTCCCAAGTTTTCTTCTATCTTTGTGACTCGGTCCTGTTCGTTTGAGTCAGATACAAAGGCGATGCTCTTTTGAGAATTTGAAGTTCGGTTGGATTTCTCCAGGTCATGAACCTTCAAGATACCAGATAATTGATCAAATTTCATTTCATTTGTATTGACAGCTATATCCAGTACTTCCTTGTAAGCTTCAAACCGTGGAGGCAGACATCTTAACAGTTTTTTCACCAAATCCTTCTCATCATATTTCTTTCCAAGAACCGACGCTTCACTGGCAAGTTCACTGATCTTGGATATgaatccatcaattggttcatCATCAGTCATGCGGAGATTTTCAAACTTTGAAGCTAAGTGATCGATCCTTGTTCTTCGCACGCTAGTATTTCCTTCAAAGTGGTTGGTCAAAATATCCCAAGCttccttagcagactcacatCCCTGGATTATTTTGAACTCATCCAGATCTACTGAAGAGAAGATTGCAGTAAGAGCTTTGGAGTTGAATTTGGATGCTGCCTTTTCAGGATCAGTCCACTGATTCTTTGGTTTTGGAGCAAGAGTTTTGTCATCAGTCATCATCGTAGGCACAGACCACCCTTCTTCTACTGCAGTCCACGCATCCTCGTCAATTCCTCTGATCAATTGTCGCATCCTTGCCTTCCAATGACCAAAGTTGCAGCTGTCCAGCATAATGGGTTTATGAATTCCGAATAGTTCCTTCATGGTGTCCATGAAATCCGCAGGATCTCAACCTGTTAGTAGTGTATGATACCACAGAGGTttcccgctctgataccaaatgaaaGTTCAGGGACTACCAGATATAAGAACTAAAACACAAGATACCAAGAACGCTTTCTTGTATATTAGAAATCTGTTAAACAATTTTCCTAGATCTGTTTAATCCGAATTACTCTCAGTCACACACGACTAGAGACGGACCAATTCCTAATCTATCAAAACAGAAAGCACGAGCTACACCTTCAAGTACTTTCTTAAGCTCTCAAGAACAAACCTCTTGCTCTAGCTTTTCAATCAATAAACGGCTAACCACGATATCCACAAAGTAATCAGGTTATATACCCTTAACACAATACCCTAGTTGCCTAAATATTGTGATAAGCCCAAATCTTCCAAATCTTCTTTGCTTCACGCCAAAGTAACATCTTGGAACCAATGAGATATTGACACGTCATCATCTCAAAACCGACTTGTAACAGCAAATCACACTTCCTATATTGTGCATAACACATCCTCTGTTTCTCAATCCGACAAGCTGCTTTTCTTGAGCTATtatttttctcaaataataatCATCTCATGATATAAAAGTTTATACACATTTCTCACTATAGATGACACCATCACGaaactctttttaaaaaaaaactcctttTTAACGTTTATACGTCTTTCGATAAATGAGCTTTTTAATAAGTTACGGCATACTAATTGAATTTGTCTATGATGATTTTATATGAATAAAGTTGGGTAAGGTTTCTTTTTTATTGCTCCAAGTTTGGTGGACTGATTTACTGTGTATAATATGTACACATGTGCATATCATTTATTGTGAATAGTTAAGTTTATCTAACATAGATGAAAAATGGATTCttatgagatgatgatgatgcaatgcatgaaattttttatgttaaaaataatatttctgttaaattaGTTGGTGCAAAAGCATGGAAATGTGTCACAAAGTTGATGATCAACATAATACCGTCGTAAATTAGCGACAATAATGTTTCATCGTAAAATCGACGCAActtaacgtggtttttacgTCAAAATAAAGATTTGTCGTAAAGTAGACGTAAATATAACGaagactttacgacgaaatattttacgtctaTTTAGCGTCGAAATCTCGAGTGCACAAACTTTTTAGTTTTAGACACGAGTTTTGTTTGGGCTAACGaactatatttcctcgtaaattcctAGTAAAATTTTATCTACCACATGGTAAAAGAATAACATGCCATCAACAAGCAAATCTTAGCGGATGCTTAGATGAGCAAGAGCATCATTAGCGGAGGTacctataaaaaaatgtttttaatcattACTATCAGGGGCGGATCTACGGTGTCAGGTAGGTGCCCCTGGTCAACACCAGCGTGTGAACTGATAGTTTCGGTAGAGCGGTTGGTAATGACGCTGACATATTGGGGGAAGTTCTGTATGACACTGACATATTGGGGGTGAATGGTTGGACAGTACGAAGTGACTTTAACTTTAATTTTCATCTACGGCCTTAAATACTATCATTCATACTTTATCATggtttttaaagctacaaccaaaaaactaaagttacagcaaaaacacacaaaaatggttgtaaaaatcttattttctaaaaccaCATCTTTTTAGCTGTaggaaattttaaagctacatctCTTAAAGCTAAATCCAAAAATTCTACGGACTAAATTCTAAAGTAAATTTTTTACAGCTACAGCCCAACCAATcacctctatatatatataatttgaagacccttttctatatattttatgtgtaattaataacatttgtaaaaaaagtataataatataaatgtattatgaattgaataaaattagtgttattgttgttttaatgtTTATAGTTGTTTATCTGTTGTTATTAACAgtttataatagttattaataaatttcttttttataattagattaatttagtattatttttaattatgtgtCTCCGTCAAATAGTTGGTCCGGCTCCGCCACTGATTACTATATTGATATATCAAAATAactttattatttgttttagtttttatgtcAAAAAACCAATTGGACTAATAAGAAAAAGACAAGTGACGAATTGGTCTTGAAAACGATTCTTCCCAACGAATCGATCTTCTTTTGTGTCATATCTCTCCTACTTTTCTTtatcttatattattttgtCAGGATACTCACATATTTTTGCACCACTGCGTGTGCTCTAAGCTCCAAAAAGACCACAACTTCTAACACTGAGAGATTCTCGGAGgacactacaaaaaaagttgCTATTCATAGCACATTGTTATAGCACGTTTCACTGAACTGCTGTCGTTGAtgagtgaattttttttctagtaTAGGTTAGCATTATATAAATGCTATGATAGAGTTTTGCTAAGCGGGAAGCTAAAATTAGCTTTTCCACGAAACACTTAgtaaaaattacctaatattttCTGTTTTCCCTCTCTCTAATCGGGGTtccctctcttctctctcatttTCCCCCTTTCTCGACAAAACTCTAAGAGAAATCAATCTGGattctccatctccttctctatcgttctctctctatttccatCTCTGTCTCGATTCTCCATCTCCGGTTCTCCATCTCCGCCTCGATTCTCCATCTCTGATTCTCCATCTCCTCCTCGATTCTCCATCTCCCCCTAGATTCTCCATCACTCTCCTTCATCGCCGCTTCTCCCAGCTCCGATTCAACTCCTGTTCTACATCTCTTAGGTATAGGAAGTCACAATTTCGATATCTCTGTCAGTGTTAAGCTGAAAtcgaagttttatttttttgctttaatttcttggttgctttgatatgTTGGTTGCTTTGATTTCCTGTTTTATTCcagttatctttttatttggttGGTATCGTTTCATGCTGTGAATATTTTTGCTATATCATTACATCCTCTCACTCTTATGTGTTATGTTATAAGTTCGTTTTGTTACAAAAGGTTTCAACTTAGATTCGAACACAGCATTATGGACAAAGCTTGGGTACATCTAAACATGTAATGAGCTTAAGCGTGTATCTCATGTTTCATTTGGTGATTACTGACTTAActtgtttaattttgtttttcttttgattgtTAATGGCAGAGTTGATCCTGGATATGAGAGAGGGGCTTCAAAGTTTGTCCGGGATGTGGCTTCAGCAATGGGAGGGGTTGATGTTATTGTATGTCCGTGTATTGACTGTCGTAACATAGTTCAACATTCAGCAAGTGTGGTACTTGATCATCTTGTTACTAGGGGTATGGAGGAGGGTTATAAGATGTGGGGTGATTGGTATCTACATGGAGAGTTGAACGCAGAGGTTGCTGATGAAAGCAAAGGAAGTGAGTGGAACGATGAGATCTATGGGTTGTTCAGAGCTGCTGAGTGTTTTGATAAAGAGTTAGCTGGTATGGGGAATCTATTTGATATGGCAGAGGGAGAGGGcaagaaagaagatgagttcTTGGCAAAGCTAGCTGACGCTGAAACACCATTGTATTCGAGCTGTTCAAGCCATAGCAAGTTATCTGCAATTGTTTCGTTGTTCAGATTGAAGACTCAGAATGGATGGTCTGACAAGAGCTTCAATGATTTGCTAGAGACCTTGCCAGACATGTTACCTGAAGAAAATGTCTTGCACACATCACTCTATGACGTGAAGAAGTTCTTGAAATCATTTGACATGGGCTACGAGAAGATCCATGCTTGTGGCAACGACTGCTGCCTATTCAGAAAGAGGTTCAAGAAGCTCGATAAGTGTCCTAAATGCAAGGCTTCAAGGTGGAAGACTAATGTCCACACGGGTGAGACGAAGAAAGGCGTCCCACAGAAAGTTCTCCGTTACTTCCCTGTAATACCAAGACTGAAGAGAATGTTCCGGTCTGAAGAAATGGCCAAGGATTTGAGGTGGCACTTTACCAACAAAAGCAGCGATGGAAAGCTGCGTCATCCTGTTGATTATGTGACATGGGATCATATGAATGCCAAATACCCTACGTTTGCAGATGAAGCAAGGAACCTGAGGCTGGGACTTTCAACAGATGGATTCAATCCATTCAACATGAAGAACTCGATGTACAGTTGCTGGCCTGTTCTGCTAGTTAACTACAACTTACCTCCAGACCTGTGCATGAAGAAGGAGAACATCATGCTTTCTTTGCTGATTCCTGGTCCACATCAGCCTGTTAATAGCATAGACGTGTATTTAGAACCCCTAATCAATGATCTTAACACTCTGTAGAGCATTGGAGAGGTAACATACGACGCTTTTACTCGATCAGCTTTTACACTAAAGGCGATGCTGCTTTGGACAATCAGCGATTTTCCAGCTTATGGGAATCTAGCAGGCTGCAAAGTAAATGGAAAAATGGGGTGTCCGTTATGTGGAAAAAATACAGAGAGCATGTGGTTGAGGTTCAGCAAAAAGCATGTGTATATGGGTCATAGAAAGGGTCTGCCACCAACTCACAGTTttagaggaaagaagaaatggTTTGATGGAAAAGTAGAACAAGGGAGAAGGGGAAGAATACTTACTGGGCGtgatatttctcaaaatctgagaAATTTTCACAATGATTTTGGAAATTTCAAACGGTCTGCCAGTAAGAGAAAAATGATGCAGGGTTCAATTGATTTAGGGTCTGATATTGAGGGTATGTCGAGTGAAtcagatgaagaggaagaagtaCTAGTAGATGAGGATGAGTTATCTAGATGGAAGAAGAGGTCAATATTCTTCAAGCTACCTTATTGGGAGgtagattattatttcatttgcttaatttttttttcctcatcACTGTTATTTTCTTAACTTAAATATGATGTTTTATTTCTCATGTGTAGGAACTCCCGGTGAGGCACAACTTAGATGTAATGCATGTGGAGAGAAATGTTGCTGCAAGCTTAGTTTCAACGTTGTTGCACTGTGGGAAATCTAAGGATGGTCTTGCCGCTCGTAAGGATCTGGAGGAGCTTGGTATTAGGCCGGATTTGCACCCTAGAGTGCAAGGAAAAAGAACCTATCTCCCTCCAGCACCGTGGTCTTTGTCCAAGcaagaaaagaagatattttgCAGGCGTCTATTTGACTTCAAAGGGCCAGATGGATATTGTTCTAACATATCAAGAGGTGTCTCGTTGGATGACTGTAAAGTCTCTGGTCTGAAATCACATGACTACCATGTTTTGATGCAACAACTTCTGCCGATTGCACTTAAAGGGTTGCTGCCAAAAGGACCGAGGCTTGCAATTTTTAGATTATGCTCTCTCTTCAATCTGTTGTGTCAGAGAGTGATTGACATGGAGAAGCTTCTGGTTGTGGAAGCTGAGATTGTTGAGACTCTGTGCTTGTTTGAAAGATACTTTCCTCCAAGTTTGTTTGATATCATGCTTCATTTGACTGTCCATCTAGGAAGAGAAGCTCGGCTTGGTGGACCAGTCCACTTTAGATGGATGTACCCGTTTGAAAGGTAGAtagatatgattttttttttcattctgtTACAAACATATCCAAAACTGACATTTATTGATTTGATTCAGGTACATGAAAGTCCTCAAAGACTTTGTTAGAAATCCTGCAAGACCAGAGGGCTGCATAGCTGAGTGCTACCTTGCTGAGGAATGTATCCGGTTTTGCAGTGAGTTCCTGAAGAAAACAACAAATGTTCAAGAGAAACAGGATAGAAACACAGAGTATGAGAACAATTCTATCTTAGAGGGTCGTCCAATAACCACTGCTACTTCAGTAACTCTCACTGAAACGGAAAAGAGGATTGCTCATCTTGCTATCATCCAAAACATGGCTCTGGTCGAACCTTATGTAGAGTAAGTATAAATTTATCTTTCATTACatagtttttatttacaatcaacaactttttctaatttatttctattttgatCTGCTACTAGTGAGCATCTACAATATTTACAAGACACAGATGGAAGGTGTCGGCGAGATGCATCAACGTTATGGAGTATGCATACTAAGAATTTTGCTTCCTGGCTAAAAGAGAAGGTACTGAATTACATTAT
This Brassica napus cultivar Da-Ae chromosome C6, Da-Ae, whole genome shotgun sequence DNA region includes the following protein-coding sequences:
- the LOC106407920 gene encoding uncharacterized protein LOC106407920 is translated as MLLWTISDFPAYGNLAGCKVNGKMGCPLCGKNTESMWLRFSKKHVYMGHRKGLPPTHSFRGKKKWFDGKVEQGRRGRILTGRDISQNLRNFHNDFGNFKRSASKRKMMQGSIDLGSDIEGMSSESDEEEEVLVDEDELSRWKKRSIFFKLPYWEELPVRHNLDVMHVERNVAASLVSTLLHCGKSKDGLAARKDLEELGIRPDLHPRVQGKRTYLPPAPWSLSKQEKKIFCRRLFDFKGPDGYCSNISRGVSLDDCKVSGLKSHDYHVLMQQLLPIALKGLLPKGPRLAIFRLCSLFNLLCQRVIDMEKLLVVEAEIVETLCLFERYFPPSLFDIMLHLTVHLGREARLGGPVHFRWMYPFERYMKVLKDFVRNPARPEGCIAECYLAEECIRFCSEFLKKTTNVQEKQDRNTEYENNSILEGRPITTATSVTLTETEKRIAHLAIIQNMALVEPYVDEHLQYLQDTDGRCRRDASTLWSMHTKNFASWLKEKVPLDSAEHDDTLKWIAYGPRCSARSYTGFIVNGQRFHTVSVDRKSQNSGVYYEATAVCRASAKDTSQVVDLVSYYGRVTGIILIDYNVFYVPLFRCQWAVKGNGVKIEDGFTVVNMNQSQASFKSDPYILASQAKQVFYSREDESSNWYIVMKGPSRRYSKEDIQEGNADIGPLPSNVDLDVYIDDAENVRTDCEGIYV
- the LOC106407919 gene encoding uncharacterized mitochondrial protein AtMg00810-like, with the protein product MTSEFEMSMVGELSYFLGLQVKQLDDGITVSQSTYAKNLIKRFGMQTSKTTNTPMSTTTKLSRDEDGKPVDEKLYRAMIGSLLYLTASRPDLCLSVGICARYQANPKESHMNAVKRVIKYVKGTLDFGLHYTFETNVNLAGFCDADWAGCLDDRHSTAGGCFFLGNNLVAWHSKKQTAVSLSQLLKLSILL